Proteins encoded in a region of the Desulfolucanica intricata genome:
- a CDS encoding CooT family nickel-binding protein: MCEANAYEKINGSEELLLESIDKITPEGDMLVLENIFGQRKTIKGKIVEMALVEHRIVIERT; the protein is encoded by the coding sequence ATGTGTGAAGCAAATGCATATGAAAAAATTAACGGCAGTGAAGAGCTTTTACTGGAGTCGATAGATAAAATAACGCCTGAAGGTGATATGTTGGTATTAGAAAACATCTTTGGACAGCGAAAAACGATTAAAGGTAAAATTGTTGAAATGGCTTTGGTTGAGCACAGAATTGTAATTGAGAGAACGTAG